In the Telopea speciosissima isolate NSW1024214 ecotype Mountain lineage chromosome 2, Tspe_v1, whole genome shotgun sequence genome, one interval contains:
- the LOC122651910 gene encoding E3 ubiquitin-protein ligase RHF2A-like isoform X1 encodes MEVSAMEEETKNTENHLTSAAAFVEGGIQEACDDACSICLEAFCDSDPSTLTTCKHEFHLQCILEWCQRSSQCPMCWQSISLKDPTSQELLEAVERERSLRFNPSRNATIFHHPALGDFELQHLPVGANDADLEERIIQHLAAAAAMGRAHHIARREGQRSRASAQGRPQFLVFSTHSNAPPAGPVSVSASQRVADNEQAPAIVAASPSVPLAAVGEEPSERNPQPSSGQTEQNPSPASGSTVSVANRHGLSFNNRSSGSQSSPVNDDRAGPSDFQSFSESLKSRFNAFSMRYKESFSKSTRGWKERLFSRNNSIADLGSEVRGEVNAGIASVSHMMERLETRENSTDADSSVSNNSEGPLAESSNQSIAESRGNNPLSDSSSSTSAAAGSN; translated from the exons ATGGAG GTTTCAGCAATGGAGGAGGAGACTAAGAACACTGAAAACCATCTGACCTCGGCTGCTGCTTTTGTGGAAGGGGGAATTCAGGAAGCCTGTGACGATGCTTGCAGCATCTGCCTTGAAGCCTTCTGTGACAGTGATCCTTCAACG CTAACTACTTGCAAGCACGAGTTTCATCTTCagtgcattcttgaatg gtgtcAGAGAAGCTCTCAATGTCCAATGTGTTGGCAATCCATCAGCTTGAAGGATCCCACTAG TCAAGAACTGCTTGAAGCAGTGGAGCGGGAGAGAAGCTTAAGGTTTAATCCATCACGAAATGCTACTATATTTCATCATCCCGCCCTGGGAGATTTTGAGTTGCAGCAT TTACCTGTAGGTGCAAATGATGCTGATCTTGAGGAACGTATAATCCAACActtggctgctgctgctgcaatgGGTAGAGCGCACCACATTGCTCGAAGGGAAGGCCAACGAAGTAGGGCCTCAGCTCAGGGCCGTCCACAGTTCTTGGTGTTCTCAACTCATTCTAATGCACCTCCTGCTGGTCCTGTTTCTGTCTCTGCGTCTCAGAGAGTAGCAGACAATGAACAGGCTCCTGCAATTGTTGCTGCTAGTCCATCTGTTCCTCTTGCAGCTGTGGGAGAAGAACCATCAGAGCGGAACCCACAGCCATCTTCTGGCCAAACTGAACAAAATCCTTCCCCAGCATCTGGATCTACTGTCAGTGTAGCCAATCGACATGGATTGTCCTTCAATAATCG GAGTTCTGGAAGTCAATCTTCTCCTGTAAATGATGATAGAGCTGGACCTTCAGATTTTCAATCTTTCTCAGAATCCCTGAAATCTCGATTTAATGCATTTTCGATGAG ATACAAAGAGTCGTTTTCAAAGAGCACAAGAGGTTGGAAGGAGAGGCTGTTCTCTCGGAACAACTCTATTGCAGATCTTGGTTCTGAAGTTAGGGGAGAGGTAAATGCAGGAATTGCAAGTGTATCCCACATGATGGAACGCCTTGAGACAAGAGAGAATAGTACAGATGCTGATTCTTCTGTATCAAATAACTCAGAAGGTCCACTCGCAGAGTCCAGTAACCAGAGTATTGCAGAGTCTCGTGGTAATAATCCTTTAAGTGACAGCAGTTCGTCCACTTCTGCTGCTGCAGGTTCTAATTAG
- the LOC122651910 gene encoding E3 ubiquitin-protein ligase RHF2A-like isoform X2, protein MEVSAMEEETKNTENHLTSAAAFVEGGIQEACDDACSICLEAFCDSDPSTLTTCKHEFHLQCILEWCQRSSQCPMCWQSISLKDPTSQELLEAVERERSLRFNPSRNATIFHHPALGDFELQHLPVGANDADLEERIIQHLAAAAAMGRAHHIARREGQRSRASAQGRPQFLVFSTHSNAPPAGPVSVSASQRVADNEQAPAIVAASPSVPLAAVGEEPSERNPQPSSGQTEQNPSPASGSTVSVANRHGLSFNNRSGSQSSPVNDDRAGPSDFQSFSESLKSRFNAFSMRYKESFSKSTRGWKERLFSRNNSIADLGSEVRGEVNAGIASVSHMMERLETRENSTDADSSVSNNSEGPLAESSNQSIAESRGNNPLSDSSSSTSAAAGSN, encoded by the exons ATGGAG GTTTCAGCAATGGAGGAGGAGACTAAGAACACTGAAAACCATCTGACCTCGGCTGCTGCTTTTGTGGAAGGGGGAATTCAGGAAGCCTGTGACGATGCTTGCAGCATCTGCCTTGAAGCCTTCTGTGACAGTGATCCTTCAACG CTAACTACTTGCAAGCACGAGTTTCATCTTCagtgcattcttgaatg gtgtcAGAGAAGCTCTCAATGTCCAATGTGTTGGCAATCCATCAGCTTGAAGGATCCCACTAG TCAAGAACTGCTTGAAGCAGTGGAGCGGGAGAGAAGCTTAAGGTTTAATCCATCACGAAATGCTACTATATTTCATCATCCCGCCCTGGGAGATTTTGAGTTGCAGCAT TTACCTGTAGGTGCAAATGATGCTGATCTTGAGGAACGTATAATCCAACActtggctgctgctgctgcaatgGGTAGAGCGCACCACATTGCTCGAAGGGAAGGCCAACGAAGTAGGGCCTCAGCTCAGGGCCGTCCACAGTTCTTGGTGTTCTCAACTCATTCTAATGCACCTCCTGCTGGTCCTGTTTCTGTCTCTGCGTCTCAGAGAGTAGCAGACAATGAACAGGCTCCTGCAATTGTTGCTGCTAGTCCATCTGTTCCTCTTGCAGCTGTGGGAGAAGAACCATCAGAGCGGAACCCACAGCCATCTTCTGGCCAAACTGAACAAAATCCTTCCCCAGCATCTGGATCTACTGTCAGTGTAGCCAATCGACATGGATTGTCCTTCAATAATCG TTCTGGAAGTCAATCTTCTCCTGTAAATGATGATAGAGCTGGACCTTCAGATTTTCAATCTTTCTCAGAATCCCTGAAATCTCGATTTAATGCATTTTCGATGAG ATACAAAGAGTCGTTTTCAAAGAGCACAAGAGGTTGGAAGGAGAGGCTGTTCTCTCGGAACAACTCTATTGCAGATCTTGGTTCTGAAGTTAGGGGAGAGGTAAATGCAGGAATTGCAAGTGTATCCCACATGATGGAACGCCTTGAGACAAGAGAGAATAGTACAGATGCTGATTCTTCTGTATCAAATAACTCAGAAGGTCCACTCGCAGAGTCCAGTAACCAGAGTATTGCAGAGTCTCGTGGTAATAATCCTTTAAGTGACAGCAGTTCGTCCACTTCTGCTGCTGCAGGTTCTAATTAG